Part of the Vibrio sp. SS-MA-C1-2 genome, TGAAAGCCGTAAAACCACTAAGTCATAATGAGCTCATCACTTTACAAGAAGCTTACGCTAATCATCCTAAAAAGCGTGTAAGAATAAGAGGCTCTTCGACGTTTCAAGTGGATTTCAATATTTCAGCGGCGGGGCTCGCTATCATATAGATCATAGTGATGAACGTGGCTGTATTTCTATAGCCACGAGCCCTCGACCTCGCTGCTTGAAACAAACTATTCAGACCTTCCATTCGTGGCAAGGTGGTATTTATTGTCGAATGTTTTCGATGTTGATGCGACAGAGATAGCGATGTGGTATTGCCACCGTTGGAATATAGAGTCTTGGTTCAAACTATTGAAAACGAATGGACTTCAGATTGAGAAATGGCAACAAACAACGGGTGAATTGATACTCAAACGATTAATAGTAGCCAGTGTTGCGACGACGCTCGTTTTCAAGCTTTACTCGGATAAGTCAGAAGAAGCGAATGAATTTAAAGGTTTTTTAGTGAAATTAAGTGGGCGTTTGACGAAGCGTTCAAAGCCAGTGACACATTCAGCTTTGCTTGCTGGCCTCTGGGTATTCTTGCAAATGTGCGAGGTATTAAACACTTACACGACAGAGGAAATCAATAGGATGAAAGCGTTATCCAGTTCGTTTTTTGCTCAATTTGTGTAGATACCTATGGTCCTAGTGACGCTTGACGACCGTGTGAGTAAAAAGATGCTTATTGGCCGAGCATCGTCAAAACATGCGAAGGCAGTCACAGCCGTGATCATTGAGCTTTTGCAGTCAGAAAAAGAGTAGCTGAAGACAATCACGTTTGATAATGGGAAAGAATTTGCTTATCACGCACAAATAAAGGCAGCTTTGGCGGTTGATACGTACTTTGCACACCCTTATCATTCATGGGAACGAGGCCTAAATGAAAACCATAATGGCTTGATACGTCAGTATCTACTTAAAGGAATGGCATTGGATAAAGTAACGGATGCTCAAATCAGCCTTATCCAAGATAAACTCAATAATAGGCCACGGAAACTCCTTGGATATAAAACGCCAAATGAGGTTTACGATGAGCTTTGTTTAGTTGCATAATTAACGGGTGTCGCACTGGCGACTGAAATCCGCGAGATCTTTAAATCAGTTCCCCATATAAAATGTTGAATGCCCAAAAATTAAACATTTTGTGTAGTTCTCCTCTATGCCCTTAAGCGGAGAAGAGCCTAATCTT contains:
- a CDS encoding IS30 family transposase, translated to MAVDTYFAHPYHSWERGLNENHNGLIRQYLLKGMALDKVTDAQISLIQDKLNNRPRKLLGYKTPNEVYDELCLVA